In the Streptomyces formicae genome, one interval contains:
- a CDS encoding F0F1 ATP synthase subunit gamma translates to MGAQLRVYKRRIKSVTATKKITKAMEMIAASRVVKAQRKVAASTPYATELTRAVTAVGTGSNTKHPLTTEPEAATRSAVLLLSSDRGLAGAFNSNAIKAAEQLTARLEAEGKEVDSYIVGRRGLAHYKFRERKVVESWSGFTDEPTYADAKNIAAPLIEAIEKETAEGGVDELHIVYTEFVSMMTQTAIDGRLLPLSLEEVAEESPTKGEILPLFDFEPSAEDVLDALLPRYVESRIYNALLQSAASKHAATRRAMKSATDNAGDLINSLSRLANAARQADITQEISEIVGGTAALSDATAGSDK, encoded by the coding sequence ATGGGAGCCCAGCTCCGGGTCTATAAGCGTCGCATCAAATCCGTCACCGCGACCAAGAAGATCACCAAGGCGATGGAGATGATCGCCGCCTCGCGTGTCGTCAAGGCACAGCGCAAGGTGGCGGCCTCCACGCCGTACGCGACCGAGCTCACCCGCGCGGTCACCGCGGTCGGCACGGGCTCGAACACCAAGCACCCGCTGACGACGGAACCGGAGGCGGCGACGCGCTCCGCGGTGCTGCTCCTCTCGAGCGACCGCGGTCTCGCCGGTGCCTTCAACTCCAACGCCATCAAGGCCGCGGAGCAGCTCACCGCGCGTCTCGAGGCCGAGGGCAAGGAGGTCGACTCGTACATCGTCGGCCGCCGTGGTCTGGCCCACTACAAGTTCCGCGAGCGCAAGGTCGTGGAATCGTGGTCGGGCTTCACCGACGAGCCCACGTACGCGGACGCCAAGAACATCGCGGCACCGCTGATCGAGGCGATCGAGAAGGAGACGGCGGAGGGCGGCGTGGACGAACTCCACATCGTCTACACCGAGTTCGTCTCGATGATGACGCAGACGGCCATCGACGGCCGCCTGCTGCCGCTCAGTCTCGAAGAGGTCGCGGAGGAGTCGCCCACCAAGGGCGAGATCCTTCCGCTGTTCGACTTCGAGCCGTCGGCGGAGGACGTCCTCGACGCCCTGCTGCCGCGCTACGTCGAGAGCCGTATCTACAACGCGCTGCTCCAGTCGGCTGCTTCCAAGCACGCCGCCACGCGCCGCGCGATGAAGTCGGCGACCGACAACGCCGGGGATCTGATCAACAGCCTCTCCCGGCTTGCCAACGCGGCCCGCCAGGCCGACATCACCCAGGAAATCAGCGAGATCGTCGGCGGCACTGCAGCCCTGTCCGACGCGACCGCGGGGAGTGACAAGTAA
- the atpD gene encoding F0F1 ATP synthase subunit beta, translating into MTTTVETAVATGRVARVIGPVVDVEFPVDAMPEIYNALHVQVDDPAEEGAKKTLTLEVAQHLGDGVVRAISMQPTDGLVRQAPVTDTGTGISVPVGDVTKGRVFNTLGEVLNDDPSTVADAERWTIHRKAPAFDQLESKTEMFETGLKVVDLLTPYVKGGKIGLFGGAGVGKTVLIQEMIVRVAKLHDGVSVFAGVGERTREGNDLMVEMDEAGVLDKTALVFGQMDEPPGTRLRVALAGLTMAEYFRDVQKQDVLFFIDNIFRFTQAGSEVSTLLGRMPSAVGYQPNLADEMGLLQERITSTRGHSITSMQAIYVPADDLTDPAPATTFAHLDATTVLSRPISEKGIYPAVDPLDSTSRILDPRYIAQDHYDTAMRVRTILQKYKDLQDIISILGIDELGEEDKLVVSRARRVERFLSQNTHAAKQFTGVDGSDVSLDESIAAFNAICDGEYDHFPEQAFFMCGGLEDLKKNAKELGVS; encoded by the coding sequence ATGACGACCACTGTTGAGACGGCCGTTGCCACGGGCCGCGTCGCCCGGGTCATCGGCCCGGTCGTCGACGTGGAGTTCCCCGTCGACGCGATGCCGGAGATCTACAACGCCCTGCACGTCCAGGTCGACGACCCGGCCGAAGAGGGCGCCAAGAAGACGCTGACCCTCGAGGTCGCCCAGCACCTGGGCGACGGCGTGGTCCGCGCGATCTCGATGCAGCCCACCGACGGCCTGGTCCGCCAGGCGCCCGTCACCGACACTGGCACGGGCATCTCGGTGCCGGTCGGCGACGTGACCAAGGGCCGGGTGTTCAACACCCTCGGTGAGGTTCTGAACGACGACCCGTCCACGGTCGCCGACGCCGAGCGCTGGACCATCCACCGCAAGGCCCCGGCGTTCGACCAGCTCGAGTCGAAGACCGAGATGTTCGAGACCGGCCTGAAGGTCGTCGACCTTCTCACCCCGTACGTCAAGGGTGGAAAGATCGGTCTGTTCGGTGGTGCCGGTGTCGGCAAGACCGTGCTCATCCAGGAAATGATCGTCCGTGTGGCCAAGCTGCACGACGGTGTCTCCGTCTTCGCGGGCGTCGGCGAGCGCACCCGTGAGGGCAACGACCTCATGGTCGAGATGGACGAGGCGGGCGTGCTGGACAAGACCGCCCTGGTCTTCGGCCAGATGGACGAGCCGCCGGGCACGCGTCTGCGCGTCGCCCTGGCCGGTCTGACCATGGCGGAGTACTTCCGCGATGTGCAGAAGCAGGACGTGCTGTTCTTCATCGACAACATCTTCCGCTTCACGCAGGCCGGTTCCGAGGTCTCGACCCTGCTCGGCCGCATGCCCTCCGCGGTGGGCTACCAGCCGAACCTGGCCGACGAGATGGGTCTCCTCCAGGAGCGCATCACCTCGACCCGTGGTCACTCGATCACCTCGATGCAGGCGATCTACGTCCCCGCGGACGACCTGACCGACCCGGCCCCGGCCACCACGTTCGCCCACCTCGACGCGACGACGGTTCTCTCCCGTCCGATCTCCGAGAAGGGCATCTACCCGGCCGTGGACCCGCTGGACTCCACGTCCCGCATCCTGGACCCGCGCTACATCGCGCAGGACCACTACGACACCGCCATGCGTGTCCGTACGATCCTGCAGAAGTACAAGGACCTCCAGGACATCATCTCGATCCTCGGCATCGACGAGCTCGGCGAAGAGGACAAGCTCGTCGTCAGCCGTGCCCGTCGCGTGGAGCGCTTCCTGTCCCAGAACACCCACGCCGCCAAGCAGTTCACCGGCGTGGACGGTTCGGACGTGTCCCTCGACGAGTCGATCGCGGCCTTCAACGCGATCTGCGACGGCGAGTACGACCACTTCCCGGAGCAGGCGTTCTTCATGTGCGGTGGTCTCGAGGACCTCAAGAAGAACGCCAAGGAGCTCGGCGTCTCCTGA
- a CDS encoding F0F1 ATP synthase subunit epsilon, with the protein MAAELHVELVAADRSVWSGEATLVVARTTSGDIGVMPGHQPLLGVLESGPVTIRTSDGSTVVAAVHGGFISFADDKLSLLAEIAELSDEIDVQRAERALERAKSEADASAERRADVRLRAVAR; encoded by the coding sequence TTGGCTGCTGAGCTGCATGTCGAGCTGGTCGCAGCGGACCGCAGTGTCTGGTCCGGTGAGGCCACCCTGGTCGTCGCGCGCACCACGTCCGGCGACATCGGCGTCATGCCCGGTCACCAGCCGCTGCTCGGTGTGCTGGAGTCGGGCCCGGTGACCATTCGTACGAGCGACGGCAGCACTGTCGTCGCCGCCGTCCACGGGGGATTCATCTCCTTCGCGGACGACAAGCTGTCGCTGCTGGCCGAGATCGCGGAGCTGTCCGACGAGATCGACGTCCAGCGTGCGGAGCGGGCGCTGGAGCGCGCGAAGTCGGAGGCCGACGCCTCCGCCGAGCGGCGTGCCGACGTCCGACTGCGTGCGGTGGCGCGCTGA
- a CDS encoding DUF2550 domain-containing protein: MILTLLVCGLAVIALVLVGLFVFGLRRRLIQRSGGTFDCSLRWNAPEKGDTSGKGWGYGVARYNGDRIEWFRVFSYAPRPRRVLERSAIEVVDRRAPDGEEELALLSDAIVLGCLHRGVRLELAMSEDALTGFLAWLEAAPPGQRVNVA; the protein is encoded by the coding sequence ATGATCCTCACTCTGCTCGTGTGCGGACTTGCTGTGATCGCGCTGGTATTGGTGGGGCTCTTCGTCTTCGGCCTGCGCCGTCGGCTGATCCAGCGCTCCGGCGGAACGTTCGATTGCAGCCTGCGCTGGAACGCGCCCGAGAAGGGCGACACGTCCGGCAAAGGCTGGGGCTACGGGGTCGCCCGCTACAACGGTGACCGGATCGAGTGGTTCCGTGTCTTCTCCTACGCTCCCCGTCCTCGCCGTGTCCTCGAACGCTCGGCCATCGAGGTCGTCGACCGCCGCGCCCCGGACGGCGAGGAGGAGCTGGCCCTGCTCTCCGACGCCATCGTCCTCGGCTGCCTGCACCGCGGCGTCCGCCTCGAACTGGCGATGAGCGAGGACGCGCTCACGGGTTTCCTGGCGTGGCTGGAGGCGGCGCCTCCGGGCCAGCGGGTGAACGTGGCGTAG
- a CDS encoding glycoside hydrolase family 18 chitinase translates to MAGLTTLLLPLATLVALGGSAEAAPEAAPEATATYAKTQDWGSGFEGKWTVKNTGTTTLSSWNVQWDFPADTKVTSAWDATVTNSGTRWTAKNLAWNGTLAPGASVTFGFNGTGSGAPSKCTLNGGSCDGGSVPGDNPPSAPGAPVASGITDTSVKLDWKAATDDKGVKNYDVLRDGAKVATVTGTSYSDTGLTKGTDYSYTVQARDTADQTGPASDAVKVRTTGSTDPGPGPGDKVKLGYFTEWGVYQRNYHAKNIATSGSAGKITHINYSFGNVQGGKCTMGDAYAATDKAYTADQSVDGVADTWDQPLRGNFNQLRKLKAKYPNIKILWSFGGWTWSGGFTDAMKNPAAFAKSCHDLVEDPRWADVFDGIDLDWEYPNACGLSCDTSGPAVFKNMMQAFRNEFGTKNLVTAAISADGSNGGKLDAADYGGASQYADWYNVMTYDFFGAWDAKGPTAPHSPLTSYSGIPKDGFNSAAAIAKLKAKGVPSAKLLLGIGFYGRGWTGVTQKEPGGTATGAAPGTYEAGIEDYKVLKNSCPSNGTVAGTAYAHCGSNWWSYDTPATVRAKMTWAKDQGLGGAFFWEFSGDTTNGELVSAINDGLK, encoded by the coding sequence GTGGCCGGACTGACCACCCTGCTGCTTCCGCTCGCCACGCTGGTCGCCCTCGGCGGTTCGGCCGAGGCGGCCCCCGAGGCCGCTCCCGAGGCCACCGCCACGTACGCCAAGACCCAGGACTGGGGCAGCGGCTTCGAGGGCAAGTGGACCGTCAAGAACACCGGCACCACCACGCTCAGCTCGTGGAACGTCCAGTGGGACTTCCCCGCCGACACGAAGGTGACCTCGGCCTGGGACGCCACCGTCACCAACTCCGGCACCCGCTGGACCGCCAAGAACCTCGCCTGGAACGGGACGCTCGCCCCCGGCGCCTCCGTCACCTTCGGGTTCAACGGCACGGGCTCCGGCGCCCCCTCCAAGTGCACGCTCAACGGCGGCAGTTGTGACGGCGGCAGCGTCCCCGGCGACAACCCGCCGAGCGCCCCGGGCGCCCCCGTGGCCTCCGGCATCACCGACACCTCGGTGAAGCTCGACTGGAAGGCCGCCACCGACGACAAGGGCGTCAAGAACTACGACGTCCTGCGCGACGGCGCCAAGGTCGCCACGGTGACGGGGACGTCGTACTCCGACACGGGCCTGACCAAGGGCACCGACTACTCCTACACCGTCCAGGCCCGCGACACGGCCGACCAGACGGGCCCCGCGAGCGACGCCGTCAAGGTCCGCACCACGGGCAGCACCGACCCGGGCCCGGGCCCCGGTGACAAGGTCAAGCTCGGCTACTTCACGGAGTGGGGCGTCTACCAGCGCAACTACCACGCGAAGAACATCGCCACCTCCGGCTCGGCCGGCAAGATCACGCACATCAACTACAGCTTCGGCAACGTCCAGGGCGGCAAGTGCACCATGGGCGACGCCTACGCGGCCACCGACAAGGCGTACACCGCCGACCAGAGCGTCGACGGCGTCGCCGACACCTGGGACCAGCCGCTGCGCGGCAACTTCAACCAGCTGCGCAAGCTGAAGGCGAAGTACCCGAACATCAAGATCCTCTGGTCCTTCGGCGGCTGGACCTGGTCCGGCGGCTTCACCGACGCCATGAAGAACCCGGCGGCCTTCGCCAAGTCCTGCCACGACCTGGTCGAGGACCCGCGCTGGGCCGACGTCTTCGACGGCATCGACCTGGACTGGGAGTACCCGAACGCCTGCGGCCTGTCCTGCGACACCTCGGGCCCGGCCGTCTTCAAGAACATGATGCAGGCGTTCCGCAACGAGTTCGGCACCAAGAACCTCGTCACGGCCGCGATCTCCGCCGACGGCTCCAACGGCGGCAAGCTCGACGCCGCGGACTACGGCGGCGCCTCGCAGTACGCCGACTGGTACAACGTGATGACGTACGACTTCTTCGGCGCGTGGGACGCCAAGGGACCGACGGCCCCGCACTCGCCGCTCACGTCCTACTCCGGCATCCCGAAGGACGGCTTCAACTCCGCGGCCGCCATCGCCAAGCTGAAGGCCAAGGGCGTGCCCTCCGCCAAGCTGCTGCTCGGCATCGGCTTCTACGGTCGCGGGTGGACCGGTGTCACCCAGAAGGAGCCGGGCGGCACGGCCACCGGCGCGGCGCCCGGCACGTACGAGGCGGGCATCGAGGACTACAAGGTCCTCAAGAACTCCTGCCCGTCCAACGGGACGGTCGCCGGTACGGCGTATGCCCACTGCGGCAGCAACTGGTGGTCGTACGACACGCCCGCCACCGTCCGCGCCAAGATGACCTGGGCCAAGGACCAGGGGCTCGGTGGGGCGTTCTTCTGGGAGTTCAGTGGCGACACCACCAACGGTGAGTTGGTGAGCGCGATCAACGACGGGCTCAAGTAG
- a CDS encoding response regulator, translating into MIRVVVAEDQSAVRAGLVLILRSALDIEVVGEAADGEQAVELARELRPDLVLMDIQMPRLDGVSATRQVVAEGLADVLVLTTFDLDEYVFGALRAGASGFLLKNTEAKDLLEAVRTVARGEGLIAPAVTRRLIAEFAAPAKAVRRENAPDPAVLESLTRREREVLSCIGDGLSNAEIADRLSMAEATVKTHVSRMLGKLELRSRVQAAVLAQELGI; encoded by the coding sequence ATGATCCGGGTGGTGGTCGCCGAGGACCAGTCAGCCGTGCGCGCGGGACTCGTCCTGATCCTGCGCAGCGCGTTAGACATCGAGGTGGTCGGCGAGGCCGCGGACGGGGAGCAGGCCGTCGAGCTCGCCCGCGAGCTGCGCCCCGACCTGGTCCTGATGGACATTCAGATGCCGCGCCTCGACGGGGTGTCGGCAACGCGCCAGGTGGTCGCCGAGGGACTTGCGGACGTCCTCGTCCTGACCACGTTCGACCTCGACGAGTACGTCTTCGGGGCGCTGCGCGCGGGTGCCTCCGGGTTCCTCCTGAAGAACACCGAGGCGAAGGACCTGCTCGAAGCGGTGCGCACGGTCGCGCGCGGCGAGGGCCTGATCGCACCGGCCGTCACGCGCCGCCTGATCGCGGAGTTCGCCGCCCCCGCCAAGGCCGTACGCAGGGAGAACGCGCCGGACCCGGCCGTCCTGGAGAGCCTCACGCGCCGCGAGCGCGAGGTCCTCTCGTGCATCGGCGACGGCCTGTCCAACGCGGAGATCGCGGACCGGCTCTCCATGGCGGAGGCGACGGTGAAGACCCATGTGAGCCGGATGCTCGGCAAGCTGGAGCTGCGCAGCCGGGTCCAAGCGGCGGTCCTCGCGCAGGAGTTGGGGATCTGA